In Nitrospira sp., a genomic segment contains:
- a CDS encoding zinc ribbon domain-containing protein, with the protein MPVYEYRCEQCTHQFEATQSMHARPEDTVCPQCNKLGATRMLSSFASKVKGSHKPGFEEIKAYDMLNERMDRFSKLPPAMGKRVDVSPEMMAGAVTPTENPPP; encoded by the coding sequence ATGCCGGTCTACGAATATCGCTGCGAACAATGTACTCACCAGTTCGAAGCCACCCAATCCATGCACGCCCGGCCGGAAGATACGGTCTGCCCCCAGTGCAACAAGCTTGGTGCGACCCGGATGTTGTCCTCCTTCGCCTCGAAGGTGAAGGGGAGCCACAAGCCAGGGTTTGAGGAGATCAAGGCGTACGACATGCTGAATGAACGCATGGACCGGTTCTCGAAACTGCCTCCCGCCATGGGTAAACGCGTGGATGTGTCGCCGGAAATGATGGCCGGGGCGGTCACGCCGACCGAAAATCCCCCTCCGTAA
- a CDS encoding substrate-binding domain-containing protein produces the protein MVSRISGLVSMFLVLLGALPASAEVAGTMVIAGHGPEQQVMESLAHAFEKANPRAYLDVVWDDNSKPLEMLKAKQAKIAVTGTSENGYRAVQIAWDGIAIMVHRSNFTKEVSKQEVAELFSGKYKFWADLGGPDTKILLLDRPRNENNRDAFEQLLGITGKIPETTKVIAKDEKVIKTVAGTLPPNSAVTYLSLGQALEAVASGVPVRLLPVDKVEPETPTVKDGRYPLRRPILLLSNNEPDPLVEAFEQFALSDEGQKILGESYTPLPKTSSP, from the coding sequence ATGGTTTCCCGTATCAGCGGACTGGTTTCAATGTTTCTCGTCCTCCTCGGTGCACTGCCGGCCTCGGCCGAGGTGGCCGGGACCATGGTGATTGCCGGCCACGGACCCGAACAACAGGTGATGGAGTCCCTGGCCCACGCCTTCGAAAAGGCCAATCCTCGTGCCTATCTCGACGTCGTCTGGGACGACAATTCAAAACCCCTCGAAATGCTGAAAGCGAAACAAGCGAAAATCGCTGTGACCGGGACCTCCGAAAACGGATACCGCGCGGTTCAGATCGCCTGGGATGGCATTGCCATCATGGTCCATCGATCGAACTTCACGAAGGAAGTCAGCAAACAGGAAGTCGCCGAACTATTTTCAGGCAAATATAAGTTCTGGGCCGACCTGGGCGGGCCGGACACCAAGATCCTCCTCCTCGACCGGCCACGCAATGAAAACAACCGCGACGCCTTCGAGCAACTCCTCGGTATCACCGGCAAGATTCCCGAGACGACCAAAGTCATCGCGAAAGATGAAAAGGTGATCAAGACGGTTGCCGGGACGCTTCCGCCCAACTCGGCCGTGACCTATCTGTCGCTCGGGCAGGCGCTGGAAGCCGTGGCCTCCGGCGTCCCGGTGCGCCTCTTGCCGGTGGACAAGGTCGAACCGGAAACACCGACCGTCAAAGATGGCCGATATCCATTGCGACGGCCGATCCTATTGCTCTCGAACAATGAACCGGACCCGCTCGTGGAGGCATTCGAGCAATTCGCGCTCTCGGACGAGGGTCAAAAGATTCTCGGCGAATCCTATACACCGCTTCCCAAGACATCATCTCCATAA